The Ferroacidibacillus organovorans genome contains a region encoding:
- a CDS encoding cbb3-type cytochrome c oxidase subunit I has protein sequence MPAWLSHFTTTYLMWNEGPMIWASDVLILLTSLGIVVALTRLHRWKWLWREWLTTVDHKKIGIMYLIAALLMLFRGGVDALLLRTQLAVPGNHFLSAEHYDQIFTTHGTIMILFMAMPFIFALFNIVVPLQIGARDVAFPYLNAISFWLFFFGAMLFNISFVFGGSPDAGWVSYPPLSELGFDFGPGENYYLLAVQISGIGSIATGINFLATIFKMRAPGMKLMRMPLFTWSVVAASVVIIFAFPALAIALALLTLDRVVGTHFFTILHGGDPMMFVNLFWVWGHPEVYIVILPAFGIYSEVVATFARKRVFGYSSMVLSLMLISVISYFVWAHHFFTMGAGAGVNTFFAVASMLVAIPTGVKVFNWLFTMFRGRIRLTLPMLWTIAFVPCFAIGGATGVMLAAAPADYQYHNSYFLIAHFHQVLIGGVVFGMLAGMYYWWPKMFGFMLDVRLGKIAFWLFNIGFYVCFMPQYALGFMGMQRRMYTYPTDMGWGTLNFISTVGAYIMGLGFLFIVIQVLYSIKHGERDKTGDPWDARTLEWSLPSPAPHYNFAVIPTVTERDMWWELKERQETDLLKLKPEMIKPIHMPKNSGRPFLLGLSFFVAGFGLVFGWIPIAVIGLIGILLCLLFRAFEYGDEHTVPIDEIRETEAALGRL, from the coding sequence ATGCCAGCTTGGCTCTCACATTTTACGACAACGTATCTGATGTGGAATGAAGGCCCGATGATCTGGGCCTCAGATGTATTGATCCTTCTCACATCGCTTGGCATTGTCGTGGCGCTCACGCGATTGCACCGCTGGAAGTGGCTATGGCGCGAATGGCTTACAACCGTCGATCATAAGAAAATAGGCATCATGTATCTGATTGCGGCGCTCTTGATGCTGTTTCGCGGAGGCGTTGACGCGCTGTTATTGCGGACACAACTCGCCGTGCCGGGAAATCATTTTCTAAGCGCTGAACACTATGACCAAATCTTTACGACACACGGTACCATCATGATTTTGTTTATGGCGATGCCCTTTATCTTTGCCTTATTCAATATTGTGGTGCCGCTCCAAATTGGTGCGCGTGACGTTGCATTTCCTTATTTAAATGCGATCTCGTTTTGGCTCTTCTTTTTTGGCGCAATGCTCTTTAACATTTCCTTTGTTTTTGGCGGATCGCCTGATGCCGGTTGGGTCAGTTATCCGCCGCTGTCGGAGCTTGGTTTTGATTTTGGACCGGGAGAGAACTACTACCTGCTTGCCGTTCAGATCTCTGGTATTGGAAGTATCGCGACGGGAATCAATTTCTTGGCCACCATTTTTAAGATGCGCGCGCCAGGAATGAAACTCATGCGGATGCCGCTTTTTACCTGGTCGGTTGTTGCGGCGAGCGTTGTCATCATTTTCGCCTTTCCGGCGCTTGCCATCGCGCTCGCGCTGCTGACACTTGATCGCGTGGTGGGGACTCACTTTTTTACGATCTTGCACGGCGGCGATCCGATGATGTTCGTCAATCTCTTCTGGGTGTGGGGACACCCGGAGGTGTACATTGTCATTTTGCCTGCCTTTGGCATCTACTCTGAGGTGGTTGCCACATTTGCGCGAAAGCGCGTCTTTGGTTACTCCTCCATGGTGTTATCGCTCATGCTGATCAGCGTCATCAGTTACTTTGTGTGGGCCCACCACTTTTTTACGATGGGCGCTGGAGCTGGGGTCAACACATTCTTTGCCGTCGCTTCGATGCTTGTCGCCATACCGACTGGCGTCAAAGTATTCAACTGGCTGTTCACGATGTTTCGCGGGCGCATTCGACTGACACTGCCCATGCTGTGGACGATCGCCTTTGTCCCATGCTTTGCCATCGGTGGGGCAACCGGTGTGATGTTGGCTGCAGCGCCTGCAGATTATCAGTATCACAACAGCTACTTTCTAATCGCCCATTTCCATCAGGTATTGATTGGCGGCGTCGTCTTTGGAATGCTTGCCGGCATGTACTACTGGTGGCCAAAAATGTTCGGCTTTATGCTTGATGTGCGACTTGGGAAAATTGCGTTTTGGCTCTTTAACATTGGCTTTTATGTCTGCTTCATGCCACAATACGCGCTTGGTTTCATGGGAATGCAGCGCCGTATGTACACCTATCCCACGGATATGGGGTGGGGAACGCTCAATTTCATCTCGACCGTTGGCGCCTACATCATGGGACTTGGCTTTCTTTTTATCGTCATTCAGGTGCTTTACAGTATTAAGCATGGCGAGCGTGATAAAACAGGCGATCCGTGGGATGCCCGTACACTCGAATGGTCGCTTCCATCCCCTGCGCCGCACTACAATTTTGCCGTGATTCCGACGGTGACAGAGCGTGACATGTGGTGGGAACTCAAGGAGCGGCAGGAGACTGATCTTCTGAAACTCAAGCCGGAAATGATCAAGCCAATTCACATGCCGAAAAATTCGGGTCGCCCGTTTTTGCTTGGACTCTCATTTTTTGTGGCAGGATTCGGGCTGGTTTTTGGCTGGATTCCCATCGCAGTGATTGGGCTCATTGGTATCTTGCTCTGCCTGCTCTTTCGCGCATTCGAATATGGCGATGAGCATACGGTTCCAATTGATGAAATTCGCGAGACAGAAGCCGCATTGGGGAGGTTGTGA
- a CDS encoding alpha/beta hydrolase, translating into MDFHHTFVRKQGHSKKILILLHGTGGDENDLLSLGAFLAPEASLLGIRGKVKEGQANRFFRRLSEGVFDEEDLIFRTRELAAFLEEAKEHYGIREGEWIAVGYSNGANIAASLLLLEPEVLSAAILFRAMMPLTPSRLPDLLGHAVFMSSGREDPIVPNDSSERLEKTLVTAGAVVSHEWQNAGHGLLQSEFVSAKVWLSSHMG; encoded by the coding sequence ATGGATTTTCATCACACGTTTGTACGAAAGCAGGGACATTCGAAGAAAATTTTGATTCTCTTGCACGGCACGGGAGGCGATGAGAATGATCTGCTCTCACTCGGCGCATTTTTGGCGCCTGAAGCATCGCTTTTAGGAATTCGCGGAAAGGTGAAGGAAGGTCAGGCGAACCGTTTTTTTCGACGTCTCTCAGAAGGCGTGTTTGATGAAGAGGATTTGATCTTTCGCACACGTGAACTCGCCGCATTTCTTGAAGAGGCAAAGGAGCATTACGGGATTCGCGAAGGCGAATGGATCGCGGTCGGCTATTCAAATGGCGCGAACATCGCGGCGAGTCTGTTACTGCTTGAGCCGGAGGTGCTTTCGGCTGCGATCCTCTTTCGCGCGATGATGCCGCTTACCCCTTCACGTTTGCCTGACCTTTTGGGGCACGCCGTATTTATGTCGTCTGGCCGTGAAGATCCGATTGTTCCGAATGATTCGAGTGAAAGGTTAGAAAAAACACTCGTTACAGCAGGCGCTGTGGTGTCTCACGAATGGCAGAATGCAGGCCATGGGTTGCTGCAATCCGAATTTGTGAGTGCCAAAGTGTGGCTTTCATCGCATATGGGTTAG
- a CDS encoding cytochrome (ubi)quinol oxidase subunit III, which translates to MAYVEHALHGRAENEAKPLEYQDPEQSIKILGFWIFLATDMLLFGCLFATYLVLRTHTDGGLTAKQLFDVPGFAAETFLLLTSSFTGGLATLAMRNRNKSAVMAWIAVTVLLGLGFLGFEISEFTANVARGATMQRSAFLSAFYTLVGTHGLHVSIGIGWMIVTWIQIARRGITRVTARKLFIVNLYWHFLDVVWVFIFTVVYLSGVVM; encoded by the coding sequence ATGGCTTATGTAGAACACGCTCTCCATGGACGCGCTGAGAATGAGGCAAAACCGCTTGAATACCAGGATCCTGAACAATCGATCAAGATTCTCGGTTTCTGGATTTTTCTTGCGACCGATATGCTGCTGTTTGGCTGCTTATTTGCAACGTACCTCGTGTTGCGCACGCATACGGACGGCGGCCTGACCGCAAAGCAACTGTTTGATGTGCCTGGATTTGCGGCGGAAACGTTTCTCTTGCTCACGAGCAGTTTTACAGGTGGACTCGCAACGCTTGCCATGCGCAATCGAAACAAATCGGCTGTGATGGCCTGGATCGCTGTGACGGTACTGCTAGGTCTTGGATTTCTCGGTTTTGAGATCAGTGAGTTTACCGCCAATGTCGCCAGAGGAGCGACGATGCAGCGCAGCGCCTTTTTGTCGGCATTTTATACGCTTGTCGGCACACACGGGCTCCACGTCTCGATCGGCATTGGCTGGATGATTGTGACATGGATTCAAATCGCTCGCCGAGGAATCACGCGCGTCACGGCGCGCAAGCTTTTCATCGTCAATCTGTATTGGCACTTTCTCGACGTTGTGTGGGTGTTCATTTTCACAGTCGTCTATTTATCTGGGGTGGTGATGTAA
- a CDS encoding ubiquinol oxidase subunit II, with protein MREKIKKRRIRLGLLGASAITLLLSGCGPQYMVLDPVGPVGKEELHLILLSVILTAIVIIPVLGLLVFIVWRYRDKPGNRAPYLPKWSESRVLEVVWWGIPIVIVGILGYFTGKTTFALVRPPENNIPPITVDVTSLDWKWLFQYPGQKIATVNYAVIPTGVPINFVLTSDAPMNSFWVPQLGGQEYTMPGMAMRLWLQANQAGTFYGHGANFTGRGFAHMNFNVIAKPADQFYGWVRSVKATSSPLTYAVYDQLKKPSVIGTTQYSSIPPNLFNGTVWADGGRYMPGMLPAQSMSTMKQSSSH; from the coding sequence ATGCGCGAAAAAATAAAAAAGCGACGAATCCGTCTGGGATTGCTCGGCGCTTCTGCAATAACCCTGCTTTTGTCAGGTTGTGGTCCGCAGTATATGGTGCTTGACCCCGTGGGGCCCGTTGGGAAAGAAGAACTTCATCTGATTCTTCTCTCCGTCATTCTCACCGCAATCGTCATCATACCTGTATTGGGACTCTTAGTCTTTATCGTTTGGCGTTATCGTGATAAACCAGGAAACCGCGCGCCGTATCTTCCAAAATGGTCAGAGAGTCGCGTGCTGGAAGTGGTCTGGTGGGGGATACCGATCGTCATCGTCGGCATTCTCGGCTATTTCACTGGAAAAACGACGTTTGCACTTGTCCGTCCGCCAGAAAACAACATACCTCCGATCACTGTCGATGTGACGTCACTCGATTGGAAATGGCTATTTCAGTATCCTGGCCAGAAAATTGCCACCGTGAATTACGCGGTCATTCCGACGGGCGTGCCGATTAATTTTGTGCTTACGTCGGACGCGCCGATGAATTCGTTTTGGGTTCCCCAACTCGGTGGACAAGAGTATACCATGCCTGGAATGGCGATGCGCCTATGGCTTCAGGCGAACCAGGCAGGAACGTTCTATGGGCACGGCGCAAACTTTACTGGTCGCGGGTTTGCACACATGAATTTTAATGTGATCGCAAAACCGGCGGATCAATTTTATGGATGGGTTCGCAGTGTCAAGGCGACGTCAAGCCCTCTCACGTATGCGGTTTACGATCAACTCAAAAAGCCGAGTGTCATCGGGACCACTCAGTATTCTTCGATTCCGCCGAATCTGTTTAACGGAACGGTTTGGGCTGACGGTGGACGGTATATGCCTGGCATGCTGCCGGCACAAAGCATGAGTACGATGAAACAAAGTTCATCTCATTGA
- a CDS encoding class I SAM-dependent methyltransferase, with the protein MGHRFNPANVDRLLSAERMKLLPPDETLHLLDVRETDDIADVGCGPGYFSLPLAARTKGTVYSVDLSSVMLSYVQKRAAEAGSQNVITVESPAEDIALLDHAVDRVLCSFVLHEVDDLTKSLSEFKRILKPSGKMLLIEWEKKESEFGPPLHHRLSSETLGAVLTELGIPHHLHHLNSVHYGFLVDLSSG; encoded by the coding sequence ATGGGGCACCGATTTAATCCGGCAAATGTGGATCGTTTGTTGAGTGCAGAGCGCATGAAACTGTTGCCGCCTGATGAGACGCTTCATCTTCTTGACGTGCGGGAGACGGATGATATCGCAGACGTCGGGTGTGGTCCCGGCTATTTTTCGCTTCCGCTGGCTGCCCGAACGAAAGGTACGGTGTACAGCGTCGATCTCTCTTCTGTGATGCTTTCATACGTGCAAAAGCGTGCCGCAGAGGCTGGTAGCCAAAATGTGATTACGGTTGAGAGCCCTGCCGAAGACATCGCTCTCCTCGACCACGCTGTCGACCGCGTCTTGTGCTCATTCGTTCTTCACGAAGTGGATGATCTCACTAAGTCATTAAGTGAATTCAAACGGATTCTAAAACCGAGTGGAAAGATGCTGCTTATTGAGTGGGAGAAAAAGGAGAGCGAATTTGGACCGCCGCTTCATCACCGCCTTTCTTCAGAAACGCTTGGCGCGGTGCTGACGGAGCTTGGCATACCTCATCATTTGCACCATTTGAATTCAGTTCACTATGGTTTTCTCGTCGACCTGTCGAGCGGGTGA
- a CDS encoding MraY family glycosyltransferase has translation MFLDVVSALLSFLFAFAFVPAMRHIAIKTGFVDLPTERKAHKNPLPMLGGAAMLVAFMLSTILVRHDFLHATWRTDKPFIGMAAGALLMFIVGMVDDYAKTRRKEFPAWPKFAAQIVAASFLVASGVVIRGIEDPVHGAYFITFSPWIRDFLTIVWVVGIVNVFNFLDGMDGLAGGIAAISATTLMIISTIKGDSTSAILAASLIGVTLAFLRYNFYPARIIMGDAGSTFLGYVLAAIAVMGAFKSATVVSIFVPILALGVPIFDALYVVLRRARERRPLHKADRTHGHYRLMASGLTQIQTVSVMYLVALAFCLASILIAITTR, from the coding sequence TTGTTTCTTGACGTGGTGTCTGCACTCCTATCCTTCTTATTCGCATTCGCATTTGTTCCGGCAATGCGTCACATTGCCATAAAAACCGGGTTTGTCGATCTGCCAACAGAACGCAAGGCGCATAAAAATCCTCTCCCCATGCTGGGAGGGGCTGCGATGCTTGTCGCGTTTATGTTGTCAACCATTCTTGTCAGGCATGATTTTCTGCACGCTACATGGCGCACCGACAAACCATTTATCGGAATGGCAGCCGGTGCCCTTCTTATGTTTATCGTCGGCATGGTTGATGACTACGCAAAGACGAGAAGAAAGGAATTTCCCGCGTGGCCAAAGTTTGCGGCGCAGATTGTTGCAGCCTCTTTCTTGGTCGCATCCGGTGTCGTCATTCGCGGCATTGAAGACCCTGTCCACGGTGCATATTTTATCACTTTTTCGCCGTGGATCAGGGATTTTCTCACGATTGTATGGGTCGTCGGGATCGTGAATGTGTTTAATTTTCTCGATGGAATGGACGGTTTGGCAGGTGGAATCGCCGCGATCAGCGCCACAACGCTGATGATCATCTCAACCATTAAGGGAGACAGTACTTCCGCCATCCTCGCCGCTTCTCTGATTGGTGTCACACTCGCTTTCTTGCGATACAATTTTTACCCTGCCCGCATTATTATGGGAGACGCAGGATCAACCTTTCTCGGTTATGTACTGGCCGCCATTGCCGTCATGGGAGCATTCAAGTCAGCCACTGTTGTATCCATCTTTGTGCCGATCCTCGCGCTTGGGGTACCTATTTTTGATGCACTTTACGTCGTTTTACGCCGCGCCCGTGAACGGCGTCCACTACATAAAGCGGATCGAACACACGGTCACTATCGCTTGATGGCTTCAGGGCTAACACAGATACAAACCGTCAGCGTTATGTACTTGGTCGCCCTCGCTTTTTGTCTCGCCTCGATTCTCATCGCCATCACGACACGCTAG
- a CDS encoding universal stress protein codes for MNHILYATDGSGASREAIPMIIDLLTRWTEANLTVLYVSTAYHDPLYAGSIPGVPTIAEPEYNEEIVTTIKKEIVGDAFSSFQARVNFQQRVGYPAAVICEFAKEQSADLIVMGSHGRGALDRLLIGSVSHGVLNRSHVPVLVVR; via the coding sequence ATGAACCATATCCTGTATGCAACAGACGGTTCAGGTGCATCCCGCGAAGCGATTCCGATGATTATTGATTTGTTGACGCGTTGGACCGAGGCGAATCTTACCGTTCTCTATGTTTCTACAGCCTATCACGATCCGCTCTATGCGGGGAGCATTCCTGGCGTTCCAACCATTGCAGAACCTGAATACAACGAAGAGATTGTCACCACGATTAAAAAGGAAATTGTCGGGGATGCTTTTTCTTCGTTTCAGGCTCGCGTGAATTTTCAACAGCGTGTGGGGTATCCAGCTGCGGTGATCTGCGAATTTGCGAAAGAGCAATCTGCAGATTTAATCGTCATGGGGAGTCACGGCAGAGGCGCACTTGATCGCTTGTTGATCGGCAGCGTAAGCCATGGTGTTCTCAATCGATCACATGTCCCGGTTCTGGTCGTTCGTTGA
- a CDS encoding CoA-acylating methylmalonate-semialdehyde dehydrogenase has protein sequence MEKTLKNYIGGKWVASRSTETEVVVNPATGETLGYVPLSTLEDVNEAVAVAKDAFKTWSRVPVPKRARIMFSFQQLLVEHWDELARLVTMENGKSFKEAHGEVLRGIECVEFAAGAPTLMMGSQLSSIATDIESGMYRYPIGVVGGITPFNFPMMVPFWMFPLAIACGNTFVLKPSERTPLTANRVAALLRQAGLPDGVFNIVHGARDVVNGMLVHEDIAAISFVGSQPVAEYVYKTAAARGKRVQALAGAKNHTIVMPDADLDLAVKEIIGAAYGSAGERCMACSVVVAVGDIADELVSRLKKAGDELVVGNGLEDHVFLGPVIRQSQKDRAVSYIEQGLREGAVVARDGRNDPVSSEGYFLGATLLDHVKPGMKVWTDEIFAPVLSVVRVETLDEAIQIANQSEFANGACLFTDSAGAIRKFREEIDAGMLGINLGVPAPMAFFPFSGWKKSFYGDLHANGRDGVEFYTRRKMVTARY, from the coding sequence ATGGAGAAAACCTTGAAAAATTACATTGGCGGAAAGTGGGTGGCGTCACGCTCAACGGAGACAGAGGTTGTCGTGAATCCTGCGACAGGAGAGACGCTGGGATATGTACCGCTCTCAACACTCGAAGATGTGAATGAGGCAGTCGCCGTCGCGAAGGATGCGTTTAAAACGTGGAGCAGGGTTCCTGTGCCAAAGCGCGCGCGCATTATGTTTTCATTTCAGCAATTGCTTGTGGAGCACTGGGATGAACTCGCGCGGCTTGTCACGATGGAGAATGGGAAGAGTTTTAAAGAGGCGCATGGAGAAGTGTTGCGCGGAATTGAGTGCGTAGAATTTGCGGCGGGTGCGCCGACACTTATGATGGGGAGTCAATTGTCGAGTATCGCAACGGATATTGAATCAGGCATGTACCGCTACCCAATCGGTGTCGTGGGTGGAATCACGCCGTTTAATTTTCCGATGATGGTGCCGTTTTGGATGTTCCCGCTCGCGATTGCCTGCGGAAACACATTTGTGTTGAAACCGTCGGAGCGCACGCCGCTCACGGCCAATCGCGTCGCAGCGCTGCTCCGTCAAGCGGGTCTGCCAGATGGCGTGTTTAACATTGTTCACGGTGCACGCGACGTTGTGAACGGAATGCTTGTTCACGAGGATATTGCCGCGATCTCTTTTGTGGGTTCGCAACCTGTCGCAGAATATGTTTACAAGACGGCGGCGGCACGCGGGAAGCGCGTGCAGGCGCTGGCTGGCGCGAAAAACCACACGATCGTCATGCCGGATGCGGATCTTGACTTGGCAGTAAAAGAGATTATCGGGGCGGCCTACGGATCGGCGGGTGAGCGCTGCATGGCCTGTTCTGTGGTCGTTGCAGTGGGTGATATCGCCGATGAACTCGTCAGTCGACTGAAAAAGGCGGGCGATGAGTTGGTTGTCGGAAATGGGCTTGAAGATCATGTCTTTCTCGGTCCTGTCATTCGCCAGTCTCAAAAAGATCGCGCAGTGTCCTATATCGAGCAGGGTCTGCGTGAAGGAGCGGTTGTGGCGCGCGATGGGCGAAACGACCCGGTGTCAAGTGAGGGGTATTTTCTCGGGGCTACGCTTCTTGATCACGTAAAACCTGGAATGAAGGTTTGGACGGATGAGATTTTTGCACCGGTACTGTCTGTGGTGCGCGTGGAAACGCTTGATGAAGCCATTCAAATTGCAAATCAGTCCGAGTTTGCAAACGGAGCGTGTCTTTTTACGGACAGTGCAGGCGCAATTCGCAAGTTTCGTGAAGAGATTGACGCGGGCATGCTTGGAATCAATCTCGGTGTGCCGGCTCCCATGGCATTCTTTCCTTTTTCCGGTTGGAAAAAATCCTTTTATGGTGACTTACACGCCAATGGTAGAGATGGTGTTGAGTTTTACACACGAAGGAAAATGGTTACGGCGCGATACTGA
- a CDS encoding cytochrome o ubiquinol oxidase subunit IV encodes MDVESEKMGDGIHPKHSARKYIVGYLSSLVLTALAFTFALKRTFALGPLLIALMILAGLQIIVQLYFFMHATEGDGPPYHLGALVLGLVFTFAVALMSVWIMGFPALSAQVS; translated from the coding sequence ATGGATGTGGAATCCGAAAAAATGGGTGATGGAATCCATCCCAAACATTCGGCGAGGAAATATATTGTCGGCTATCTCTCTTCGCTCGTGTTGACCGCACTCGCGTTTACGTTCGCCTTAAAGCGTACGTTTGCACTTGGTCCGCTTCTGATCGCGCTGATGATCCTTGCTGGCCTGCAAATTATCGTTCAACTGTACTTTTTCATGCATGCCACAGAGGGGGATGGACCGCCGTATCACCTCGGCGCACTTGTGCTGGGACTGGTTTTCACGTTTGCTGTTGCATTGATGTCAGTTTGGATCATGGGTTTTCCGGCTTTGAGTGCTCAAGTTTCGTAA
- the ric gene encoding iron-sulfur cluster repair di-iron protein, translating into MMRDQAETMFTEDHRLGDIVVKFPQAGDIFKRYHIDFCCGGDQPLSEAIAEHSIDGSSLLKELNERYREAVRQGIEITDWSKASMEQLIHHIVNRHHAYLNKVFPPMSELTAKILRVHGENHGQVLSQVHRLFSQLRTDMEQHMIAEEQSVFLQIIDYEQIRTPGKLGAVIAAVEKLDQEHEATGDIVKMMRKVTDNYALPEDACATYAYVFEKLEELETDIFQHIHLENNILFNRLLNERLLPSE; encoded by the coding sequence ATGATGCGCGACCAAGCGGAGACAATGTTTACCGAAGATCATAGGCTCGGGGATATTGTTGTGAAATTTCCACAGGCAGGAGATATTTTCAAGCGATATCATATCGATTTCTGCTGTGGAGGTGATCAACCATTGTCTGAAGCGATCGCTGAACATAGCATCGACGGTTCCTCTCTTCTCAAGGAGCTCAATGAACGTTATAGAGAAGCCGTTCGACAGGGGATCGAAATCACGGATTGGTCGAAGGCTTCCATGGAACAACTCATTCACCATATTGTAAATAGACACCATGCGTATCTGAACAAGGTCTTTCCGCCCATGTCGGAGCTAACGGCAAAAATTCTCCGAGTACATGGGGAAAATCACGGACAAGTGCTGTCTCAGGTGCATCGTTTGTTTAGTCAATTGCGAACGGACATGGAACAGCACATGATTGCCGAAGAGCAATCCGTCTTTTTGCAAATTATTGACTATGAACAGATCCGAACGCCAGGGAAACTTGGGGCAGTGATTGCTGCGGTGGAAAAACTCGATCAAGAACATGAGGCAACTGGTGACATTGTCAAGATGATGCGCAAGGTTACGGATAATTACGCATTGCCAGAGGATGCCTGTGCCACTTACGCTTATGTTTTTGAGAAGCTGGAAGAGCTGGAAACTGATATTTTTCAGCATATTCATCTCGAGAACAATATCTTGTTCAATCGATTGCTAAATGAGCGTTTGCTCCCGAGTGAATGA
- a CDS encoding tellurite resistance/C4-dicarboxylate transporter family protein, translated as MVRSKIDRGPLQWRAWFQTRIRTLSPAYFSVVMATGILSVGSELNGWRVVSNFFLVLSFIFFISFLLLYGFRWIRFASYMRADFIHPERSFGFLTLVAATDVLAIRLNGTHELWLMVLLALMGLLSWMALLYMQFAYLIFENVRPIAEVVNGSWLLAPVATQSLAIVGTLVATHTGEEREWILVASFALWALGILFYLLFIVFILYRFFFCGVRQEDLAPSYWINMGAMAIATVAGAHLASPDLESSFLRLVHSFVVALTVMMWAWGSWWFPLLLIMGGWKYRSLRKLLHYETGLWSIIFPLGMYAVSLFFISQFPGLHFLSRFVATFLIFAIVAWCFTLLLWGSATAQALKRLFQSGH; from the coding sequence TTGGTCCGATCGAAGATTGACAGGGGTCCATTGCAGTGGAGAGCGTGGTTTCAAACGCGCATTCGCACACTTAGTCCCGCCTATTTTTCAGTGGTCATGGCGACGGGAATTCTCTCAGTGGGATCCGAATTGAATGGATGGCGAGTAGTTTCAAATTTTTTTCTTGTGCTTTCATTCATTTTTTTCATCAGTTTTTTGCTTCTGTACGGATTTAGGTGGATTCGTTTCGCTTCGTACATGCGCGCGGACTTTATTCATCCAGAACGCAGCTTTGGCTTTTTGACACTGGTTGCCGCGACAGATGTACTTGCGATTCGCCTTAACGGCACACACGAACTCTGGTTGATGGTTCTTCTCGCTTTAATGGGTCTCCTTTCTTGGATGGCGCTTTTGTATATGCAGTTTGCATACCTGATTTTTGAGAATGTGCGCCCGATTGCAGAGGTTGTCAATGGTTCGTGGCTGTTGGCGCCCGTTGCGACGCAGTCGCTTGCGATTGTCGGCACGCTCGTTGCGACACACACGGGAGAAGAGCGCGAATGGATTTTAGTCGCGTCTTTTGCGTTATGGGCTCTCGGAATCCTTTTTTATCTTTTATTTATCGTCTTTATTCTCTATCGCTTCTTTTTTTGTGGCGTGCGCCAAGAAGATCTTGCCCCTTCGTATTGGATTAACATGGGTGCGATGGCGATTGCGACCGTTGCGGGAGCCCACCTTGCATCGCCAGACTTAGAGTCCTCTTTTTTGCGCCTTGTGCACTCTTTTGTCGTCGCGCTCACCGTCATGATGTGGGCGTGGGGAAGCTGGTGGTTTCCCCTACTTCTCATCATGGGTGGATGGAAATATCGCTCGCTGCGAAAACTCTTGCACTATGAGACAGGTCTGTGGAGTATCATTTTTCCGCTTGGCATGTACGCTGTGTCGCTTTTTTTCATCAGTCAGTTTCCGGGTTTGCACTTCTTGTCACGATTCGTCGCGACATTTTTGATCTTTGCCATTGTCGCATGGTGTTTCACGCTTTTGCTTTGGGGAAGCGCGACTGCACAAGCGCTCAAACGCCTGTTTCAAAGCGGGCACTGA